A genomic window from Chrysoperla carnea chromosome 3, inChrCarn1.1, whole genome shotgun sequence includes:
- the LOC123295393 gene encoding signal recognition particle 9 kDa protein yields MTYLKDWDEFEKAAERLYLQNPKKARYTMSYIHSKGVLKLKVTDDAVCLQFRTEIQQDLRKVNKFISNLMRHMASKEH; encoded by the exons ATGACTTATTTAAAAGATTGGGATGAATTTGAGAAAGCAGCTGaaagattatatttacaaaatccaaaaaaagcaAGATACACAATGTCTTACATACATTCAAAaggtgtattaaaattaaaagtgacAGATGATGCTGTG tgtttaCAATTTAGGACTGAAATACAACAAGATCTTaggaaagtaaataaatttatcagtaATTTAATGAGACACATGGCGTCAAAGgagcattaa